One region of Halomonas huangheensis genomic DNA includes:
- the mmsB gene encoding 3-hydroxyisobutyrate dehydrogenase, with amino-acid sequence MKIAFIGLGNMGAPMATNLVKAGFEVHVFDLVAEALKALEAEGATPGSSALEVARDADVVVSMLPAGRHVRSLYLGTDDNPGLFSRLNSKPLIIDASTISPDDARVVGGAAAEHGLRYLDAPVSGGIAGAHAGTLTFIVGGAAEDFVTAQPVLDVMGKNIFHAGPVGSGQVAKICNNMLLGILMSGTAEALALGVRNGMDPTVLSEIMKQSSGGNWALNVYNPWPGVMDGSAASRDYQGGFLTDLMAKDLGLAWELALGSGAAVPMGSQARNLFVQHSAQGNGKLDFSSIQWLYRAGMES; translated from the coding sequence ATGAAAATTGCATTCATTGGCCTCGGCAACATGGGAGCACCGATGGCCACCAATCTGGTCAAGGCTGGTTTCGAGGTGCATGTCTTCGATCTGGTCGCAGAGGCGTTGAAGGCGCTGGAAGCCGAGGGCGCCACGCCCGGCAGCAGTGCACTGGAGGTTGCTCGGGATGCTGATGTTGTGGTGTCGATGCTTCCGGCAGGGCGTCATGTCCGTAGCCTGTACCTCGGCACGGACGACAATCCCGGGCTGTTCTCCCGTTTGAACTCGAAGCCATTGATCATCGATGCATCGACGATCTCCCCGGACGATGCGCGTGTGGTCGGTGGCGCCGCCGCAGAGCATGGGCTGCGTTATCTCGATGCACCGGTGTCAGGCGGTATCGCCGGAGCTCATGCCGGAACCTTGACCTTTATCGTTGGCGGCGCGGCGGAGGACTTCGTGACGGCTCAGCCGGTGTTGGACGTCATGGGCAAGAATATCTTCCATGCAGGCCCAGTCGGTAGCGGACAGGTCGCCAAGATCTGCAACAACATGTTGTTGGGCATTCTGATGAGCGGGACGGCTGAAGCGCTGGCGCTCGGTGTGCGTAATGGCATGGACCCGACAGTGCTGTCGGAGATCATGAAGCAGAGCAGTGGTGGCAACTGGGCATTGAACGTCTATAACCCCTGGCCTGGTGTGATGGATGGCTCGGCCGCATCTCGCGATTATCAGGGCGGCTTCCTGACGGATCTCATGGCCAAGGATCTGGGGCTGGCCTGGGAGCTGGCGCTGGGCTCCGGTGCTGCTGTGCCGATGGGGTCTCAGGCGCGCAATCTGTTTGTGCAACACAGTGCCCAGGGTAACGGCAAACTGGATTTCTCCAGTATCCAATGGCTCTACCGAGCCGGTATGGAGAGCTGA
- a CDS encoding acyl-CoA dehydrogenase gives MSQITPMSWDDPFRLIDQLDEEERMVLQTAHDYCQEKLMPRVLEANRHERFDREILSEMGDLGLLGATIDGYGCAGMNYVSYGLIAREVERVDSGYRSAMSVQSSLVMYPIHAFGSEAQRERYLPKLASGEWVGCFGLTEPDHGSDPGGMATRAQRTESGWRLNGTKTWITNSPIADVFVVWARDDEGVIRGFILEKGMEGLSAPKIEGKFSLRASITGQIAMQDVEISDDQRLPSVQGLKGPFSCLNRARYGISWGAMGAAEACWHAAREYTLERKQFGRPLAANQLIQKKLADMQTEIALGLQASLRTGRMIDAGQLVPEVISLIKRNNCGKALDIARVARDMHGGNGISDEYHVIRHVMNLEAVNTYEGTHDVHALILGRAQTGIQAFTG, from the coding sequence ATGAGCCAGATTACCCCGATGAGCTGGGATGACCCTTTCCGCCTGATCGACCAGCTCGACGAAGAAGAACGCATGGTCCTGCAGACTGCTCATGACTATTGTCAGGAGAAGCTGATGCCCAGAGTGCTCGAGGCCAATCGCCACGAGCGCTTCGACCGCGAGATTCTCAGTGAAATGGGTGATCTGGGGCTGCTGGGCGCAACCATTGATGGCTATGGTTGTGCGGGTATGAACTACGTCAGCTACGGTTTGATCGCTCGCGAGGTAGAGAGAGTCGATTCCGGTTATCGCAGTGCCATGAGCGTGCAGTCGAGCCTGGTGATGTATCCAATTCATGCCTTCGGTAGCGAGGCGCAACGCGAGCGCTATCTGCCGAAGCTGGCCAGCGGCGAATGGGTGGGGTGCTTTGGTTTGACGGAGCCGGACCATGGCTCTGATCCCGGTGGTATGGCGACCCGTGCCCAGCGCACTGAGTCTGGCTGGCGTCTGAATGGCACCAAGACCTGGATCACCAATTCGCCGATTGCCGATGTGTTCGTGGTCTGGGCACGGGATGACGAAGGCGTGATCCGTGGCTTCATTCTCGAAAAGGGCATGGAAGGCCTATCGGCACCGAAGATCGAGGGCAAATTCAGTCTGCGGGCGTCGATCACTGGCCAGATCGCCATGCAGGATGTCGAGATCTCCGACGATCAGCGTTTGCCGTCGGTGCAGGGACTCAAGGGCCCATTTTCCTGCCTCAACCGTGCGCGCTATGGCATCAGCTGGGGTGCCATGGGAGCTGCCGAGGCGTGTTGGCACGCCGCGCGCGAGTACACCCTGGAGCGCAAGCAGTTTGGTCGCCCGCTGGCTGCCAATCAGTTGATCCAGAAGAAGCTGGCCGACATGCAGACGGAAATAGCGCTGGGATTACAGGCTTCGCTGCGCACAGGGCGCATGATCGACGCTGGCCAACTGGTGCCGGAAGTCATCTCGCTGATCAAGCGCAACAACTGCGGCAAGGCGTTGGACATCGCACGGGTCGCTCGTGACATGCATGGCGGCAACGGTATCTCCGACGAGTATCACGTGATTCGTCATGTGATGAATCTCGAGGCGGTCAATACCTATGAAGGCACCCATGATGTGCATGCGTTGATTCTCGGTCGCGCCCAGACCGGTATTCAGGCGTTCACGGGCTGA
- a CDS encoding DUF1513 domain-containing protein, which produces MRTLRTASTDRQRRMLLKLGLGSLATSSLALPLRAMAGLDATSAPDLRQWFFSAVDNGDGQHFLAGVRHDASDHFLLPVAERCHGGCLRPGHPQTVLFARRPGTQMHVIDPRQRQPLHVIEAGEGYHYYGHGVFEPSGRWLYVTANRIDDAMGLIRVHDAEADYAWHQDFELAGIGPHEIALMPDGKTLTVALGGIRTHPDMGRIKLNLDDMDPALLLVDRHSGEVVERHRPSHHQLSCRHLDIGPEGEIIAGYQFQGPAWETQHPLIARRSTNGEFDEVSLPETVQTSLASYTASIAVSHKAPTALITAPRGGRIVLIQRNSGELLASPELEDAAGARCDGRGGYLVTSGNGQVCQLDTNGELTTLADLPLRWDNHLT; this is translated from the coding sequence ATGCGCACACTTCGAACAGCCAGCACGGATCGACAACGACGCATGTTGCTCAAGCTCGGCCTCGGCAGTCTTGCAACAAGTAGCCTGGCGCTGCCGCTGCGCGCCATGGCCGGGCTCGACGCAACAAGCGCCCCCGACCTGCGGCAATGGTTCTTCAGTGCCGTCGACAACGGCGATGGTCAGCACTTCCTCGCCGGAGTGCGCCACGATGCCAGTGATCACTTCCTGTTGCCGGTCGCGGAGCGCTGCCATGGCGGCTGCCTGCGTCCAGGCCACCCACAGACGGTACTGTTTGCGCGCCGCCCTGGCACACAAATGCATGTCATTGACCCGCGTCAGCGCCAGCCACTGCATGTGATCGAGGCCGGAGAGGGTTATCACTATTACGGACACGGTGTCTTCGAACCCAGCGGCCGCTGGCTATACGTCACCGCCAACCGCATCGACGATGCCATGGGACTGATTCGCGTCCATGACGCCGAGGCGGATTATGCGTGGCACCAGGATTTTGAACTGGCAGGCATCGGACCTCACGAGATTGCGTTGATGCCCGACGGCAAGACCCTCACCGTAGCCCTTGGCGGGATCAGGACTCATCCCGATATGGGGCGTATCAAACTCAATCTGGACGATATGGACCCGGCACTGCTGCTGGTTGATCGTCACAGCGGCGAAGTTGTCGAACGCCACCGCCCTTCTCATCACCAGCTCAGCTGTCGGCACCTGGATATTGGCCCCGAGGGCGAGATCATCGCCGGCTATCAGTTCCAGGGGCCGGCATGGGAAACGCAGCATCCGCTGATCGCGCGCCGCTCTACCAATGGCGAGTTCGATGAGGTCAGTCTGCCGGAGACTGTGCAGACCTCACTGGCATCCTACACTGCCAGCATTGCCGTCAGTCACAAGGCACCAACAGCATTGATCACCGCACCCCGAGGTGGACGCATCGTGTTGATCCAACGCAATAGCGGAGAGTTGTTGGCCAGCCCTGAGCTGGAAGATGCTGCCGGTGCGCGTTGTGATGGACGAGGAGGCTATCTGGTCACCAGCGGCAATGGCCAAGTGTGTCAGCTCGATACCAACGGAGAACTGACCACGCTAGCTGACTTACCACTGCGCTGGGATAACCATTTGACCTGA
- a CDS encoding imelysin family protein → MKLIRCRAMTPLTLGILLTVAASTQAESKDDDQEVRQRWHSDIAQRYIELADRSSSLQQASVDYCTSPDEQSRTRLDHRWLDAYQAWQAVRLVDFGPIEIDSRAWQLQFWPDRKNLVGSRMATHLRQTSPLVTQNDIDAAGVAEQGFPALEYLLYDEAMSDIDLSAAQPCSLLQAISGHIADTSSVLAEDWESFGEHYLATDSYTAATLHGAMQLLDTMEDKRLGAPLGMMGSSANHYLAEAWRSDASVALISGSLQGLQQGFAPGLRQWLESRQQSALADAFEAQLADTIDEAQSQSSGIASGLEDDVSRARLATLYLEVAQLRELLNQQIAASLGVVRGFNSSDGD, encoded by the coding sequence ATGAAGCTGATTCGCTGTCGCGCCATGACACCATTGACCCTTGGCATTCTGTTGACTGTTGCCGCATCGACCCAGGCCGAATCGAAAGATGACGATCAGGAAGTGCGTCAACGCTGGCACTCCGATATCGCGCAGCGCTATATAGAGTTGGCCGACCGTAGCTCAAGCCTCCAGCAAGCCAGCGTGGACTACTGTACATCGCCCGATGAGCAAAGCCGCACCCGGCTCGACCACCGCTGGTTGGACGCCTATCAAGCCTGGCAGGCAGTACGACTGGTCGATTTTGGCCCGATCGAGATCGATAGCCGCGCATGGCAATTGCAGTTCTGGCCCGACCGCAAGAATCTGGTTGGCAGCCGTATGGCCACCCACTTGCGTCAAACGTCACCGCTTGTTACCCAGAACGATATCGACGCTGCTGGAGTCGCAGAGCAGGGGTTCCCGGCACTGGAATACCTGCTCTACGACGAGGCAATGAGTGACATCGACCTGTCGGCCGCACAGCCCTGCTCGTTGCTGCAGGCCATCAGTGGCCATATTGCTGACACCAGCAGCGTGCTTGCCGAGGACTGGGAGTCCTTCGGCGAACACTATCTCGCCACCGATAGCTACACCGCTGCCACGCTACATGGCGCCATGCAACTGCTCGATACCATGGAAGACAAGCGTCTCGGCGCACCCCTCGGCATGATGGGATCCTCAGCCAATCACTATCTCGCCGAAGCCTGGCGCAGCGACGCTTCCGTGGCGCTGATCAGCGGCAGCCTGCAAGGTCTTCAGCAGGGATTCGCGCCCGGACTGCGCCAATGGCTTGAATCCCGGCAACAATCGGCACTGGCGGATGCTTTCGAGGCACAGCTTGCTGACACTATCGACGAGGCACAAAGTCAGAGTAGCGGCATCGCCAGCGGCCTCGAGGATGACGTATCACGTGCCAGGCTGGCGACGCTCTATCTCGAAGTCGCCCAACTGCGTGAACTGCTCAATCAACAGATCGCTGCCAGCCTCGGTGTGGTCCGCGGCTTCAACTCCAGCGATGGCGATTGA
- a CDS encoding CaiB/BaiF CoA transferase family protein — MQAFSSDSIDRRAPGPLAGVTVLDMSRVLAGPWSGQLLADLGARVIKIEHPQRGDDTRSWGPPWHWDSEYQGDVERQAAYYLCANRGKQSLAVDITTESGQQLIHVLARGADIVLENFKVGGLERYGLDADSLRQRNPGLIVCSITGFGQNGPYAHRAGYDFMIQAMGGLMSLTGEADGMPMKTGVAITDVMTGLYATIGVLSALHRRRETGEGSHIDLALLDVQVATLANQALNALVSGEAPQRHGNAHPNIVPYQAFACADGHLVLTVGNDAQFARLAGLLGHAEWCQGPWASNEGRVAQRDELVPLVQMALLKRGRDEWLAEFEALGIPAGPIHTLPEVLADPQVQYREMTRMLKGVPQVANPLRFDGVSATGEEPPPRLGEHSERILTEMGLSAEDIARLRDEGVIR, encoded by the coding sequence ATGCAGGCATTCTCTAGCGACTCCATCGATAGGCGAGCACCGGGTCCGCTGGCTGGTGTCACCGTGCTGGATATGTCACGGGTGCTGGCTGGCCCCTGGAGTGGTCAACTGCTCGCTGATCTCGGCGCGCGGGTGATCAAGATCGAGCATCCCCAACGCGGCGACGATACGCGTAGCTGGGGGCCGCCCTGGCACTGGGATAGTGAATATCAGGGTGATGTCGAGCGCCAGGCGGCCTACTACCTGTGCGCCAACCGCGGCAAGCAATCGCTGGCGGTTGATATCACCACTGAGTCCGGCCAGCAACTGATCCATGTGCTCGCACGGGGCGCGGATATCGTGCTCGAGAATTTCAAGGTCGGTGGTCTGGAGCGTTATGGTCTCGATGCCGATAGCTTGCGACAGCGCAATCCGGGATTGATCGTGTGTTCCATCACCGGCTTCGGACAGAACGGTCCGTATGCGCATCGTGCCGGCTATGACTTCATGATTCAGGCCATGGGTGGCTTGATGAGCCTGACCGGTGAAGCTGATGGCATGCCGATGAAGACCGGTGTCGCGATCACCGATGTGATGACTGGGCTGTATGCCACCATTGGTGTGCTGTCAGCGTTGCATCGTCGTCGAGAGACGGGCGAGGGCAGCCATATCGACCTGGCGCTGCTGGATGTGCAGGTCGCGACGCTGGCCAATCAGGCGCTCAATGCGCTGGTCAGTGGCGAAGCGCCGCAGCGCCATGGCAACGCACATCCCAATATCGTTCCCTATCAGGCCTTTGCCTGTGCCGATGGTCATCTGGTGTTGACGGTGGGCAACGATGCTCAGTTTGCTCGGTTGGCGGGGCTGCTTGGACATGCCGAGTGGTGCCAGGGCCCCTGGGCGAGCAATGAGGGGCGTGTTGCCCAGCGCGACGAACTGGTACCGCTGGTGCAGATGGCATTGCTCAAGCGTGGCCGCGATGAGTGGTTGGCCGAATTCGAGGCATTGGGAATTCCCGCAGGGCCGATTCATACGCTGCCGGAAGTGCTGGCGGATCCTCAGGTACAGTACCGTGAGATGACACGCATGTTGAAAGGTGTTCCACAGGTGGCCAACCCGCTGCGTTTTGATGGCGTCAGCGCCACCGGCGAAGAGCCACCGCCACGGCTGGGCGAGCACAGCGAACGCATCCTCACCGAGATGGGGCTTTCTGCCGAGGATATCGCACGCCTGCGCGATGAAGGCGTTATTCGTTGA